A single region of the Nocardioides aquaticus genome encodes:
- a CDS encoding PH domain-containing protein, whose amino-acid sequence MVDLREPRERVSPRARWMWMLAEGLESAVAIGVLWAALALPGWVDVRWWWVALAIVAAVGYMVVVPQWRYLVHRWEVTDTAVYTQVGWWSRERRIAPMSRIQTVDYTESGLSRLFGLATVTITTASAAGALSVAGLDRTVARQLADELTHKADAVEGDAT is encoded by the coding sequence GTGGTCGACCTCCGAGAGCCCCGCGAGCGGGTCAGTCCCCGAGCACGCTGGATGTGGATGCTGGCCGAGGGCCTCGAGTCCGCCGTCGCGATCGGCGTCCTCTGGGCCGCCCTGGCGCTGCCCGGCTGGGTCGACGTCCGGTGGTGGTGGGTCGCGCTGGCGATCGTCGCCGCGGTCGGCTACATGGTGGTCGTCCCGCAGTGGCGCTACCTGGTGCACCGCTGGGAGGTCACCGACACGGCGGTCTACACGCAGGTCGGCTGGTGGTCCCGCGAGCGGCGGATCGCCCCGATGTCACGCATTCAGACCGTCGACTACACCGAGAGCGGCCTGAGCCGGCTGTTCGGCCTGGCCACGGTCACGATCACCACGGCCTCCGCGGCCGGTGCGCTCTCGGTGGCCGGGCTCGACCGCACCGTCGCCCGGCAGCTGGCCGACGAGCTGACCCACAAGGCGGACGCCGTCGAGGGTGACGCCACGTGA
- a CDS encoding acetyl/propionyl/methylcrotonyl-CoA carboxylase subunit alpha translates to MQKVLVANRGEIAVRVVRACRDAGIGSVAVYAEPDRDAVFVRLADEAHSLGGATPAETYLDIAKIVEVAQRSGADSVHPGYGFLAENADFARAVIDAGLVWIGPPPEAIENLGDKVRARHIAERVGAPLAPGTKDPLADAQEAVDFAEEFGLPIAIKAAFGGGGRGLKVAREASEVADAFESAVREAVSAFGRGECFVEKFLDRPRHVETQCLADQHGNVVVVSTRDCSLQRRHQKLVEEAPAPFLSEDQVRRLYEASKAILTEAGYVGAGTCEFLVGQDGTISFLEVNTRLQVEHCVSEEVTGIDLVREMFRIAAGEELGYDDPEVRGHSLEFRINAEDGGRGFMPAPGTLSAWSPPQGPGVRLDGGYENGDTIPGAFDSLIAKLVVTGRDRTQALERSRRALAEFVVDGMPTVIPFHRAVVSDPAFVGASTPSGEGDFTVYTTWIETDFDNQLEPYSGDSAEAAEAGEKQSVVVEVGGRRIEVVLPAGLGGLGSGASAGAARKPKRAGGRKAGAAASGDAVTSPMQGTVVKVVASEGDTVAEGDTIVVIEAMKMEQPLKAHKAGTVTGLAVEVGATVTNGEVVCEVAG, encoded by the coding sequence CTGCAGAAGGTCCTCGTCGCCAACCGGGGGGAGATCGCCGTCCGCGTGGTCCGCGCCTGCCGCGACGCCGGGATCGGCAGCGTGGCCGTCTACGCCGAGCCCGACCGCGACGCCGTCTTCGTCCGGCTGGCCGACGAGGCCCACTCCCTCGGCGGCGCGACGCCGGCGGAGACGTACCTCGACATCGCCAAGATCGTCGAGGTGGCCCAGCGGTCGGGGGCCGACTCGGTGCACCCCGGGTACGGGTTCCTGGCCGAGAACGCCGACTTCGCCCGCGCCGTGATCGACGCGGGCCTGGTGTGGATCGGTCCCCCGCCGGAGGCCATCGAGAACCTGGGCGACAAGGTCAGGGCGCGCCACATCGCCGAGCGCGTCGGCGCCCCCCTCGCACCGGGCACCAAGGACCCGCTGGCCGACGCCCAGGAGGCCGTCGACTTCGCCGAGGAGTTCGGGCTGCCGATCGCGATCAAGGCCGCCTTCGGCGGTGGCGGTCGTGGCCTGAAGGTGGCCCGCGAGGCCTCCGAGGTCGCCGACGCCTTCGAGTCCGCGGTGCGCGAGGCCGTCTCGGCCTTCGGGCGCGGCGAGTGCTTCGTGGAGAAGTTCCTCGACCGCCCCCGCCACGTCGAGACGCAGTGCCTGGCCGACCAGCACGGCAACGTGGTGGTCGTCTCCACCCGGGACTGCTCGCTGCAGCGCCGCCACCAGAAGCTGGTCGAGGAGGCGCCGGCGCCGTTCCTGTCCGAGGACCAGGTGCGTCGCCTCTACGAGGCCTCCAAGGCGATCCTCACCGAGGCCGGCTACGTCGGCGCCGGCACCTGCGAGTTCCTCGTCGGGCAGGACGGCACGATCTCGTTCCTCGAGGTCAACACCCGCCTCCAGGTCGAGCACTGCGTCTCCGAGGAGGTCACCGGGATCGACCTGGTCCGCGAGATGTTCCGGATCGCGGCCGGCGAGGAGCTCGGGTACGACGACCCCGAGGTCCGCGGCCACTCCCTGGAGTTCCGGATCAACGCCGAGGACGGCGGGCGCGGCTTCATGCCGGCCCCCGGCACCCTGTCTGCCTGGAGCCCGCCCCAGGGTCCGGGCGTCCGCCTCGACGGCGGCTACGAGAACGGCGACACGATCCCCGGCGCGTTCGACTCCCTGATCGCCAAGCTCGTCGTGACCGGCCGGGACCGCACCCAGGCCCTCGAGCGCTCGCGCCGCGCGCTGGCGGAGTTCGTCGTCGACGGCATGCCCACCGTGATCCCGTTCCACCGGGCCGTGGTCTCGGACCCGGCCTTCGTCGGGGCCTCCACCCCGAGCGGCGAGGGGGACTTCACCGTCTACACGACCTGGATCGAGACCGACTTCGACAACCAGCTCGAGCCGTACTCCGGTGACAGCGCCGAGGCGGCCGAGGCCGGCGAGAAGCAGTCCGTGGTCGTCGAGGTCGGCGGCCGTCGGATCGAGGTCGTCCTGCCGGCCGGGCTGGGCGGGCTGGGGTCCGGCGCGTCCGCCGGCGCCGCCCGCAAGCCCAAGCGGGCCGGCGGCCGCAAGGCCGGCGCGGCCGCGTCCGGCGACGCCGTGACCAGCCCGATGCAGGGCACCGTGGTCAAGGTGGTCGCCAGCGAGGGCGACACCGTGGCCGAGGGCGACACGATCGTGGTGATCGAGGCGATGAAGATGGAGCAGCCCCTCAAGGCGCACAAGGCGGGCACCGTCACCGGTCTCGCGGTCGAGGTCGGCGCCACCGTCACCAACGGCGAGGTCGTCTGCGAGGTCGCCGGCTGA
- a CDS encoding OFA family MFS transporter yields MLPSFLARDRIVAGPGFNRWLIPPAALAVHLCIGQVYATSVYKSALTAHFDSSLTAIGFIFSIAIVMLGLSAALFGTWVDRNGPRAAMAASATFWVSGFLVAALGISLDQLWLVYVGYGVIGGIGLGIGYISPVSTLIKWFPDRPGLATGMAIMGFGGGALIASPLSGRLMALYDSSYDPTDATTVPSGQAVALLFVTLAVIYAVFMSFGAATIRVPAEGWTPDGWDPSEVKKQKMVTTNSVSASNAVKTPQFWLLWIVLFCNVTAGIGILEQASPMIQDFFREGETSTVAAAAAAGFVGLLSIFNMAGRFVWSSTSDVIGRKPIYMVYLGVGVALYLVLALFGSTSTVVFVITAAVIISFYGGGFATIPAYLRDLFGTYQVGAIHGRLLTAWSAAGVAGPLIVNAFLDARGTPGALVAADYRPALLTMVGVLVVGFVANLLVRSVNAKFHEPVTDPASKTEGARA; encoded by the coding sequence GTGCTCCCCTCGTTCCTCGCCCGCGACCGCATCGTCGCCGGCCCCGGCTTCAACCGGTGGCTCATCCCACCGGCGGCCCTGGCCGTGCACCTGTGCATCGGGCAGGTCTACGCGACCAGCGTCTACAAGTCGGCGCTGACCGCCCACTTCGACTCCTCGCTCACCGCGATCGGGTTCATCTTCTCGATCGCGATCGTGATGCTCGGGCTGTCCGCGGCCCTGTTCGGCACCTGGGTGGACCGCAACGGCCCCCGCGCCGCGATGGCCGCCTCCGCGACCTTCTGGGTCAGCGGGTTCCTCGTGGCGGCGCTCGGGATCAGCCTCGACCAGCTCTGGCTGGTCTACGTCGGGTACGGCGTGATCGGCGGCATCGGGCTCGGGATCGGCTACATCTCCCCGGTCTCGACCCTGATCAAGTGGTTCCCCGACCGCCCGGGCCTGGCCACCGGCATGGCGATCATGGGCTTCGGCGGCGGCGCGCTCATCGCCAGCCCGCTGTCGGGGCGCCTGATGGCGCTCTACGACTCCTCCTACGACCCGACCGACGCCACCACGGTGCCGTCCGGCCAGGCCGTCGCGCTGCTCTTCGTGACCCTCGCGGTCATCTACGCGGTGTTCATGTCCTTCGGTGCCGCCACCATCCGCGTGCCCGCCGAGGGCTGGACGCCCGACGGCTGGGACCCGTCGGAGGTCAAGAAGCAGAAGATGGTCACCACCAACAGCGTCTCCGCCTCGAACGCGGTCAAGACCCCCCAGTTCTGGCTGCTGTGGATCGTGCTGTTCTGCAACGTCACCGCCGGCATCGGCATCCTCGAGCAGGCCTCGCCGATGATCCAGGACTTCTTCCGCGAGGGAGAGACCTCCACCGTGGCCGCCGCGGCCGCCGCCGGCTTCGTCGGGCTGCTGTCGATCTTCAATATGGCCGGCCGGTTCGTGTGGTCCTCGACCTCCGACGTCATCGGCCGCAAGCCGATCTACATGGTCTACCTCGGTGTGGGCGTCGCCCTCTACCTCGTGCTGGCGCTGTTCGGCTCGACGTCGACGGTCGTCTTCGTGATCACCGCCGCCGTGATCATCTCGTTCTACGGCGGCGGGTTCGCCACGATCCCGGCCTACCTGCGTGACCTCTTCGGCACCTACCAGGTCGGCGCCATTCACGGTCGTCTGCTGACGGCCTGGTCGGCGGCCGGCGTGGCCGGCCCGCTCATCGTCAACGCGTTCCTCGACGCCCGGGGCACACCCGGCGCCCTGGTCGCGGCCGACTACCGCCCGGCGCTGCTGACCATGGTCGGCGTGCTCGTGGTCGGCTTCGTGGCCAACCTCCTGGTCCGCTCGGTGAACGCGAAGTTCCACGAGCCGGTCACCGATCCCGCATCCAAGACTGAAGGAGCACGTGCATGA
- a CDS encoding MFS transporter small subunit, with translation MNARIAVAWALVGIPLAYGITETVRRALLLFTG, from the coding sequence ATGAACGCGCGCATCGCCGTGGCCTGGGCCCTGGTCGGCATCCCGCTGGCCTACGGCATCACCGAGACCGTGCGTCGGGCCCTGCTGCTCTTCACCGGTTAA
- a CDS encoding acyl-CoA dehydrogenase family protein, producing the protein MTSAFELSREHDEFRHSVRDFAEDRIRPHAADWDREHHFPVDVVREMGKLGLFGLTAPEEYGGAGEDGDFTSLCVAIEELGRVDQSMGITLQAGVGLGINPILTYGTAEQRERWLPDLVAGERLAGFGLTEPGAGSDAGATQTRAEMVGDEWVVNGAKQFITNSGSEITSLVTVTARTGEREDGRPELSAIMLPSGTPGFTVEKAYDKLGWHASDTHPLSFADAHVPADHLLGQRGRGYAQFLATLDDGRVAISALATGCIQACLEACVTYAGERQTFGGPIGRKQGVAFQVADLEVMVQASRLMTYRAAAMKDAMERGEQVSTKQFKQAAAAAKLYTTESAVTATRIATQVFGGYGFMEEYPVARLYRDAKVLEIGEGTSEVQRMLIARGLGLPVE; encoded by the coding sequence ATGACCTCCGCCTTCGAGCTGTCCCGCGAGCACGACGAGTTCCGCCACAGCGTCCGCGACTTCGCCGAGGACCGCATCCGACCGCACGCCGCCGACTGGGACCGCGAGCACCACTTCCCGGTCGACGTCGTGCGGGAGATGGGCAAGCTGGGCCTGTTCGGGCTCACCGCGCCCGAGGAGTACGGCGGGGCCGGCGAGGACGGTGACTTCACCAGCCTCTGCGTGGCCATCGAGGAGCTCGGCCGGGTCGACCAGTCCATGGGCATCACCCTGCAGGCCGGGGTGGGCCTCGGGATCAACCCGATCCTCACCTACGGCACGGCCGAGCAGCGCGAGCGCTGGCTGCCCGACCTCGTCGCCGGTGAGCGGCTCGCCGGGTTCGGCCTGACCGAGCCCGGTGCCGGCTCCGACGCGGGGGCCACGCAGACCCGGGCCGAGATGGTCGGCGACGAGTGGGTGGTGAACGGGGCCAAGCAGTTCATCACCAACTCGGGCTCGGAGATCACCAGCCTGGTCACCGTCACCGCCCGTACCGGGGAGCGCGAGGACGGCCGCCCCGAGCTCAGCGCGATCATGCTGCCCTCGGGCACGCCCGGCTTCACCGTCGAGAAGGCCTACGACAAGCTCGGGTGGCACGCCTCCGACACCCACCCGCTGTCCTTCGCCGACGCCCACGTCCCGGCCGACCACCTGCTCGGCCAGCGCGGGCGCGGCTACGCCCAGTTCCTGGCCACCCTCGACGACGGCCGGGTCGCCATCTCGGCGCTGGCCACCGGGTGCATCCAGGCCTGCCTGGAGGCGTGCGTGACCTACGCGGGGGAGCGGCAGACCTTCGGCGGCCCGATCGGGCGCAAGCAGGGCGTCGCCTTCCAGGTCGCCGACCTCGAGGTGATGGTCCAGGCCAGCCGCCTGATGACCTACCGCGCCGCGGCCATGAAGGACGCGATGGAGCGGGGCGAGCAGGTCTCGACCAAGCAGTTCAAGCAGGCGGCGGCGGCCGCCAAGCTCTACACGACCGAGTCCGCGGTCACCGCGACCCGGATCGCCACCCAGGTCTTCGGCGGCTACGGCTTCATGGAGGAGTACCCCGTCGCCCGGCTGTACCGCGACGCCAAGGTGCTCGAGATCGGCGAGGGCACCTCGGAGGTCCAGCGGATGCTGATCGCGCGGGGGCTCGGCCTGCCGGTCGAGTGA
- a CDS encoding alpha/beta hydrolase: MTTPSATPSTDLQLDGHAGPLVGRRWEATDPTWVALLVHGYGEHVGRYEHVATRLTAAGAAVWGVDHVGHGRSSGERVLVGDIDRVVDDVHLLEDAARAAYPGLPVVLVGHSMGGLIGARYAQRHGADLAAVALSGPVLGEWAAVTALLGAEEIPDVPIDPATLSRDAAVGEAYVADDLVWHGPFKRPTLQALVTAMGRVTEAGAVTGTPLLWLHGEDDQLVPIGPSRAGWEALSAGNPAAEQHTYPEARHEIFNETNRDEVLGDLLACVARHVPVRA; encoded by the coding sequence ATGACGACGCCCTCCGCCACGCCCAGCACCGACCTGCAGCTCGACGGCCACGCCGGCCCCCTCGTGGGACGCCGCTGGGAGGCCACCGACCCGACCTGGGTCGCGCTGCTCGTGCACGGCTACGGCGAGCACGTCGGTCGCTACGAGCACGTCGCCACCCGCCTCACCGCGGCCGGTGCGGCCGTGTGGGGCGTGGACCACGTCGGCCACGGGCGCAGCAGCGGTGAGCGGGTGCTGGTGGGCGACATCGACCGCGTCGTCGACGACGTGCACCTGCTCGAGGACGCCGCCCGCGCCGCGTACCCGGGGCTCCCGGTCGTGCTCGTCGGGCACTCGATGGGCGGCCTGATCGGCGCCCGGTACGCCCAGCGCCACGGCGCCGACCTGGCTGCGGTGGCGCTGAGCGGTCCGGTGCTCGGCGAGTGGGCCGCGGTCACCGCGCTGCTGGGGGCCGAGGAGATCCCCGACGTCCCGATCGACCCGGCCACGCTGTCGCGCGACGCCGCGGTCGGCGAGGCGTACGTCGCCGACGACCTGGTCTGGCACGGCCCCTTCAAGCGCCCCACTCTGCAGGCGCTCGTGACCGCGATGGGCCGGGTGACCGAGGCCGGCGCCGTGACCGGCACGCCGCTGCTGTGGCTGCACGGCGAGGACGACCAGCTCGTGCCGATCGGGCCGTCCCGCGCCGGGTGGGAGGCGCTGTCGGCCGGCAACCCCGCAGCCGAGCAGCACACCTACCCCGAGGCGCGGCACGAGATCTTCAACGAGACCAACCGCGACGAGGTGCTCGGCGACCTGCTCGCCTGCGTCGCCCGCCACGTGCCCGTACGCGCCTGA
- a CDS encoding MFS transporter, with protein MRGTTRRSSTTPPERIPIPGELKVLIGSAFVIAIGFGLVSPVLPAYARSFDVGVAAASLVVSAFAFFRLVFAPAGGALVTRLGERPVYLTGLLVVAASSLATAFAQSYTQLLVLRGLGGIGSTMFTVSALALLVRLAPPTIRGRVSSAYASSFLVGGMLGPVFGGALATFGLRLPFVAYAVALVLAAAVVGFRLSGAALRPPVDAPPRPPMPLRDALAHPTYRACLASAFANGWCNFGVRVAILPQFAVAVHDETWVAGVSLALAAAGTAATLQVAGRVADRTGRRPLVLVGLVVTALGLGLIGLSGDLLVLLVLSAVSGVGAGLVNPGQQAAVADVVTAERSGGTVLSTFQMAQDAGAIGGPILVGVVADQVGYGWAFATTAAVSLVALLPWLRAPETLPRADEPAGPATA; from the coding sequence ATGAGGGGCACCACACGCCGCAGCAGCACGACCCCGCCGGAGAGGATCCCGATCCCCGGCGAGCTCAAGGTCCTGATCGGCTCGGCCTTCGTGATCGCGATCGGCTTCGGCCTGGTCTCGCCGGTGCTCCCGGCCTACGCCCGCAGCTTCGACGTCGGCGTCGCCGCGGCGTCGCTGGTGGTCTCGGCGTTCGCGTTCTTCCGCCTGGTCTTCGCCCCCGCCGGGGGCGCCCTGGTGACCCGGCTCGGTGAGCGGCCGGTCTACCTGACCGGGTTGCTGGTCGTCGCTGCCTCGTCGCTGGCCACCGCCTTCGCGCAGTCCTACACCCAGCTGCTGGTGCTGCGGGGGCTCGGCGGGATCGGGTCGACCATGTTCACCGTCTCGGCGCTGGCGCTGCTGGTGCGGCTGGCTCCCCCGACGATCCGCGGGCGGGTCTCCTCGGCCTACGCCAGCTCGTTCCTGGTCGGCGGCATGCTCGGGCCGGTCTTCGGCGGGGCGCTGGCCACCTTCGGCCTGCGGCTGCCGTTCGTCGCGTACGCCGTGGCGCTCGTCCTGGCCGCGGCGGTCGTCGGGTTCCGGCTCAGCGGCGCCGCGCTCCGCCCGCCCGTCGACGCCCCTCCCCGGCCGCCGATGCCGCTGCGGGACGCCCTGGCCCACCCGACGTACCGCGCCTGCCTGGCCTCGGCCTTCGCCAACGGCTGGTGCAACTTCGGTGTCCGGGTCGCGATCCTGCCGCAGTTCGCGGTGGCCGTGCACGACGAGACCTGGGTGGCCGGGGTGTCCCTGGCGCTGGCCGCGGCGGGGACCGCCGCGACGCTCCAGGTCGCGGGCCGGGTCGCCGACCGCACGGGGCGACGGCCGCTGGTGCTCGTGGGCCTCGTCGTGACCGCGCTGGGGCTCGGCCTGATCGGGCTGAGCGGGGACCTGCTGGTGCTGCTCGTCCTCTCGGCCGTCTCCGGGGTCGGCGCCGGACTGGTCAACCCCGGTCAGCAGGCGGCGGTCGCCGACGTCGTCACCGCCGAGCGCAGCGGCGGCACGGTCCTGTCGACCTTCCAGATGGCGCAGGACGCCGGCGCGATCGGCGGGCCGATCCTGGTGGGCGTCGTCGCCGACCAGGTCGGGTACGGGTGGGCGTTCGCCACCACCGCGGCGGTCAGCCTGGTCGCGCTGCTGCCCTGGCTGCGCGCGCCCGAGACCCTCCCGCGTGCCGACGAGCCGGCCGGGCCCGCCACGGCCTAA
- a CDS encoding Maf family protein → MTHPLDPDLPPVPFVLASASPARLATLRSAGLDPLVVVSGVDESVLDGLPPAELAPGLAELKCAAVADRAEQHGLPAGALVLGCDSVLELDGEALGKPVDAEDAVRRWHAMRGRSGVLHSGHCLRDTATGRTELRGAATTVHFADVDDDEVAAYVATGEPLHVAGAFTVDGLGGAFVTGIEGDYHTVVGVSLPLLRTMVRALDHSWTGLWSR, encoded by the coding sequence GTGACCCATCCGCTCGACCCGGACCTCCCGCCCGTCCCCTTCGTCCTGGCCTCGGCCTCCCCGGCCCGGCTGGCGACCTTGCGCAGCGCCGGTCTCGACCCGCTCGTGGTGGTCTCGGGCGTCGACGAGTCCGTGCTCGACGGGCTCCCCCCGGCCGAGCTGGCCCCGGGCCTGGCCGAGCTCAAGTGCGCCGCGGTCGCCGACCGCGCCGAGCAGCACGGCTTGCCTGCCGGGGCGCTCGTGCTGGGCTGCGACTCCGTCCTCGAGCTCGACGGGGAGGCGCTGGGCAAGCCCGTCGACGCCGAGGACGCCGTACGCCGGTGGCACGCGATGCGCGGCCGCTCCGGCGTCCTGCACTCCGGGCACTGCCTGCGCGACACCGCGACCGGTCGGACTGAGCTCCGCGGCGCGGCCACCACGGTCCACTTCGCCGACGTCGACGACGACGAGGTCGCGGCGTACGTCGCGACCGGCGAGCCGCTGCACGTCGCGGGCGCGTTCACCGTCGACGGCCTCGGCGGCGCGTTTGTCACCGGGATCGAGGGCGACTACCACACCGTGGTCGGCGTGAGCCTGCCCCTGCTGCGCACGATGGTCCGGGCCCTGGACCACTCGTGGACCGGGCTCTGGAGCCGATGA
- a CDS encoding alkaline phosphatase D family protein — MSALVLGPLLRHVDETSASIWVETDGAAVVTVRAGDQQEHVGRTRTFRVHGHHYALVHVDGMTKGGKYPYTVEVDDGSGAEQVWPEPGSPYPPSLIPTLDVEKPLRMAFGSCRTAVEHDAEGNKTHGVDALRAYALRMAGVTEATEGGDPDPGGVRWPDLVLFLGDQVYADETTSAMREFISSRRDIEQAPWTELQDYEEYAHLYLLAWNDPANRWLLSTVPSAMIFDDHDIRDDWNTSKAWKDEMEATDWWHSRIVGGLASYWVYQHLGNMTPEERNADPIWNRVEARDAFDPDGEVDISEALDAFADRADQEPTSYRWSYVRQYGTQARLVVIDSRAARVLEEDQRSLLDEAEMEWLDDQMRGDVDHLLVGTSLPYLLAPGLHYVEAFNEALSGGAWGARGAKLGETLRQGVDLEHWAAFQDAFQQVARMTLETSRGQRGRAPTTVTFLSGDVHHSYVSEAQPTRREARSGPPLKSRIIQAVCSPIRNPLQREWRYATAIASYGVAGPLGHVVARSAKVPDAPLRWRLARGPWFDNNLATLEITEPGLRIWWATGDVEGDDHAHPRLRSVSEVTVP, encoded by the coding sequence ATGTCTGCCCTCGTCCTCGGCCCCCTGCTCCGCCACGTCGACGAGACCTCCGCCTCGATCTGGGTGGAGACCGACGGCGCCGCCGTCGTGACGGTCCGCGCCGGGGACCAGCAGGAGCACGTCGGGCGCACGCGCACCTTCCGCGTGCACGGCCACCACTACGCGCTGGTGCACGTGGACGGGATGACCAAGGGCGGCAAGTACCCCTACACCGTCGAGGTCGACGACGGGTCCGGCGCCGAGCAGGTGTGGCCCGAGCCGGGCTCGCCCTACCCGCCGTCGCTGATCCCCACCCTCGACGTCGAGAAGCCGCTGCGGATGGCCTTCGGGTCGTGCCGCACCGCCGTCGAGCACGACGCCGAGGGCAACAAGACCCACGGCGTCGACGCCCTGCGCGCCTACGCGCTGAGGATGGCCGGCGTCACCGAGGCCACCGAGGGCGGCGACCCCGACCCGGGCGGGGTGCGCTGGCCCGACCTCGTGCTGTTCCTCGGCGACCAGGTCTACGCCGACGAGACCACCTCGGCGATGCGCGAGTTCATCTCGTCGCGCCGCGACATCGAGCAGGCGCCGTGGACCGAGCTGCAGGACTACGAGGAGTACGCCCACCTCTACCTGCTCGCCTGGAACGACCCCGCCAACCGCTGGCTGCTCTCGACGGTGCCGTCGGCGATGATCTTCGACGACCACGACATCCGCGACGACTGGAACACCAGCAAGGCCTGGAAGGACGAGATGGAGGCCACCGACTGGTGGCACAGCCGGATCGTGGGCGGCCTGGCGTCGTACTGGGTCTACCAGCACCTCGGCAACATGACGCCCGAGGAGCGCAACGCCGACCCGATCTGGAACCGCGTCGAGGCCCGCGACGCCTTCGACCCCGACGGCGAGGTCGACATCTCCGAGGCGCTCGACGCGTTCGCCGACCGCGCCGACCAGGAGCCGACGTCGTACCGCTGGAGCTACGTGCGCCAGTACGGCACCCAGGCGCGGCTGGTCGTCATCGACTCGCGCGCCGCCCGGGTCCTCGAGGAGGACCAGCGCAGCCTGCTCGACGAGGCCGAGATGGAGTGGCTCGACGACCAGATGCGCGGCGACGTCGACCACCTGCTCGTCGGCACGTCCCTGCCCTACCTGCTCGCTCCCGGCCTGCACTACGTCGAGGCCTTCAACGAGGCGCTCTCCGGCGGCGCGTGGGGCGCCCGCGGCGCGAAGCTCGGCGAGACGCTGCGCCAGGGCGTCGACCTCGAGCACTGGGCCGCCTTCCAGGACGCCTTCCAGCAGGTCGCCCGGATGACGCTGGAGACCTCGCGCGGCCAGCGCGGCCGGGCGCCGACCACGGTCACCTTCCTGTCCGGCGACGTGCACCACAGCTACGTCTCGGAGGCCCAGCCCACCCGTCGGGAGGCCCGCTCCGGACCTCCGCTGAAGAGCCGGATCATCCAGGCCGTGTGCTCGCCGATCCGCAACCCGCTGCAGCGCGAGTGGCGCTACGCCACCGCGATCGCCTCCTACGGCGTCGCCGGCCCGCTGGGGCACGTGGTCGCCCGCTCGGCCAAGGTGCCCGACGCGCCGCTGCGCTGGCGGCTGGCCCGCGGCCCGTGGTTCGACAACAACCTGGCCACCCTGGAGATCACCGAGCCCGGCCTGCGGATCTGGTGGGCCACCGGCGACGTCGAGGGCGACGACCACGCCCACCCGCGGCTGCGCTCGGTCTCCGAGGTCACCGTCCCGTGA
- a CDS encoding acyl-CoA carboxylase subunit epsilon yields the protein MAAEDETPAPPALRVVKGDPTPEELAALVAVIAAMGGAEAPAPRRTSAWSAPRRRHREPLHHGVGGWRASGLPR from the coding sequence ATGGCCGCCGAGGACGAGACCCCGGCCCCGCCGGCGCTGCGTGTCGTGAAGGGCGACCCGACACCCGAGGAGCTCGCGGCGCTGGTCGCCGTGATCGCGGCGATGGGCGGCGCCGAGGCACCGGCCCCCCGCCGTACGTCCGCGTGGTCGGCGCCGCGGCGACGTCACCGCGAGCCGCTGCACCACGGCGTCGGTGGCTGGCGGGCCAGCGGCCTGCCTCGCTAG